A section of the Dehalobacter sp. DCM genome encodes:
- a CDS encoding isocitrate lyase/PEP mutase family protein: protein MNKGKELRKLLAEKEILIAPGAHDALTAKIIEKAGFNVVYMTGYGQAASHLGTADVGLMTMTEMLSRANNFASAVTIPVIADGDTGFGNAVNVMRTVQQYERAGVAAIQLEDQVAPKKCGHMIGRQVIPMDEMVGKIKAAVTARDNPDFVIIARTDARTIHGIDEAVRRGKAYEEAGADIIFIESPESVDEMKQITSEFKVPVLANMVEGGRTPLLTAKELEQLGYDIVIFPTASTYMVAQAMKRLMDELMKTGTTANLMNEMIPFTEFNDLIGLTKIRELEAEYVIG from the coding sequence ATGAATAAGGGTAAAGAATTAAGGAAATTATTAGCAGAAAAAGAAATACTGATTGCCCCGGGGGCACATGATGCCTTAACTGCTAAGATCATCGAAAAAGCCGGTTTTAATGTCGTTTACATGACGGGTTATGGTCAGGCAGCCAGTCATTTGGGCACAGCGGATGTCGGGCTCATGACGATGACAGAGATGCTTTCTCGGGCAAATAACTTTGCCAGTGCCGTCACTATTCCGGTCATCGCGGATGGTGACACGGGATTCGGCAATGCGGTCAACGTTATGCGGACAGTCCAGCAATATGAGAGGGCGGGAGTCGCAGCAATTCAATTGGAAGACCAGGTCGCCCCCAAAAAATGCGGTCACATGATTGGACGCCAGGTTATTCCCATGGATGAGATGGTAGGCAAAATCAAGGCAGCTGTCACGGCAAGGGATAATCCCGATTTTGTGATTATTGCCCGTACGGATGCACGGACGATTCATGGCATTGATGAAGCGGTCCGCCGTGGAAAAGCATACGAAGAAGCCGGCGCGGATATCATCTTTATTGAATCACCGGAATCCGTGGATGAAATGAAGCAGATTACATCAGAATTTAAAGTACCTGTTTTAGCTAATATGGTCGAAGGCGGACGGACACCGCTTCTTACCGCAAAAGAGTTGGAACAGTTGGGCTATGATATCGTTATCTTCCCGACGGCATCAACCTACATGGTCGCTCAAGCCATGAAACGTTTGATGGATGAACTGATGAAAACAGGAACCACTGCAAACTTAATGAATGAAATGATCCCATTTACCGAGTTTAATGATTTAATCGGACTGACAAAGATTCGTGAACTGGAAGCGGAATATGTCATCGGATAA
- a CDS encoding methyltetrahydrofolate cobalamin methyltransferase, giving the protein MIIVGELINASRKAIKEAIEAQDAAYIQQVAKDEFEAGSNYLDVNAGIFVGKEPEYLQWLVTKVQEVVNCPCCIDSPDPKAIEAALAVHKGVAMINSISLEKERYDALLPIVAGTDLKVVALCMSDDGMPETVDDRLKIADKLINGLVQSNIPLDHIYVDPLVQPLSTNSIFGVEFINSVEAITTKFKGVHTMCGLSNISYGMPERKFINRTFAVMAVSKGLDGLIINPLDKMMMASLVTAEALAGRDNYCVKYLKAYRNKLFEF; this is encoded by the coding sequence ATGATTATTGTAGGCGAATTAATCAATGCAAGCCGTAAGGCTATCAAAGAGGCAATCGAAGCACAGGATGCGGCATACATTCAACAAGTGGCAAAAGACGAGTTTGAAGCGGGATCGAATTATCTTGATGTCAATGCAGGCATCTTCGTAGGTAAAGAACCGGAATACCTGCAATGGTTAGTTACCAAGGTACAGGAAGTTGTTAATTGTCCCTGTTGTATCGACAGCCCCGATCCGAAGGCGATTGAAGCCGCTTTAGCGGTGCATAAGGGTGTCGCGATGATCAATTCTATCTCGTTGGAAAAAGAACGTTATGATGCCTTGCTGCCTATCGTCGCGGGAACGGATTTAAAAGTGGTGGCGCTGTGCATGAGTGATGATGGAATGCCTGAAACCGTTGACGATCGTTTGAAGATTGCCGATAAACTGATCAATGGACTTGTCCAAAGCAATATCCCGCTTGATCATATTTATGTGGATCCATTGGTACAACCGCTTTCGACCAACAGCATCTTCGGTGTTGAATTCATCAACTCTGTCGAAGCGATTACGACGAAGTTCAAAGGCGTGCATACAATGTGTGGCTTGTCTAATATTTCCTATGGTATGCCGGAACGGAAATTCATTAATCGCACATTTGCAGTTATGGCTGTAAGTAAAGGATTAGACGGTCTAATTATTAACCCCTTGGACAAAATGATGATGGCCAGTTTAGTTACCGCGGAAGCCTTGGCCGGACGGGATAACTACTGTGTCAAATATCTGAAGGCCTATCGTAATAAATTATTTGAGTTTTAA
- the fba gene encoding class II fructose-1,6-bisphosphate aldolase, protein MPLVTSTEMFKSVYGKCAVGAFNVNNMEIIQGIVEAAKEEQAPLILQVSAGARKYAKHVYLMKLVEAAVEDTGLPICLHLDHGEDFEVCKSCIDGGFTSVMIDGSKLPFAENIAVTKKVVEYAHSKGVVVEAELGRLAGVEDDVNVSAKDSSYTVPEQAAEFVQKTGCDSLAIAIGTSHGAYKFKGDAKLDFERLQTIASLLPGFPLVLHGASTVLPEFVTKCNQYGGEIKGAQGVPEEMLRQAGTMGICKINIDTDLRLAMTASVREYLALNPADFDPRQYLKPAREAIKNMVKHKIKDVLNCSNMLID, encoded by the coding sequence ATGCCACTGGTAACATCAACTGAAATGTTCAAAAGCGTTTATGGGAAATGTGCTGTTGGCGCATTCAACGTCAACAACATGGAAATCATTCAAGGGATCGTTGAAGCAGCAAAAGAAGAACAAGCCCCATTAATCCTGCAGGTTTCCGCCGGAGCCCGCAAATATGCCAAACATGTCTATCTCATGAAATTAGTTGAGGCGGCTGTAGAGGATACCGGATTGCCGATTTGCCTGCATTTGGACCATGGCGAAGACTTTGAGGTCTGCAAGAGCTGTATTGACGGCGGTTTCACCTCAGTCATGATCGACGGATCAAAACTTCCCTTTGCCGAAAATATCGCGGTCACGAAAAAGGTTGTTGAATATGCGCATTCCAAGGGCGTTGTGGTCGAGGCTGAACTGGGCAGACTAGCCGGTGTTGAGGATGATGTCAATGTCAGTGCGAAGGATTCCTCCTATACGGTTCCCGAGCAGGCAGCAGAGTTTGTTCAAAAAACAGGCTGTGATTCCTTGGCGATTGCTATCGGCACCAGTCACGGCGCCTATAAGTTTAAAGGAGATGCCAAGTTGGATTTTGAGCGTCTGCAAACAATTGCCTCACTGCTTCCGGGCTTCCCGTTGGTTCTGCATGGTGCGTCGACCGTTCTGCCGGAATTTGTGACCAAATGCAACCAGTACGGCGGCGAAATCAAAGGGGCGCAGGGTGTTCCCGAAGAAATGCTCCGGCAGGCCGGTACGATGGGAATTTGCAAAATAAACATCGACACGGACTTAAGGCTGGCCATGACCGCTTCCGTCAGAGAATACTTAGCCTTAAACCCAGCAGATTTTGATCCCCGTCAGTATCTAAAACCGGCACGCGAAGCCATTAAGAATATGGTGAAACATAAAATCAAAGATGTGCTCAACTGCAGCAACATGTTGATTGATTAA
- a CDS encoding glutamate mutase L — translation MPRVDLLVYDVGSTYTKVSAFMKEGAGYKMVGHSQAPTTVENIESGLTNACHNLAVELQWNKVEASYTLATSSAAGGLRMVAMGYMPRVTAKAAKEVAMNAGARVLEIISHETPLDFRLEVLQEIKPDIILLAGGTDGGDQDSLLENAEVIVSSKTKGVVIIAGNIQAQPAVEEILIRGRIANKRVPNVMPTIHELNVKPAREAIHQEFIRQITRAKGLEKLIETVSNGQVIPTPGAVLMGTELIAQGTHGKAGYGNVVVIDIGGATTDIHSVLPDFANLSNEEKGLVISNEKQLSYRTVEGNLGLRVSATGIVETVGTNEVLAKVGLAGQELADELLNYVQYLEKNPAHISRDKQEIIFDHALAISAIEIALKRHAGYIAQSFDPVLGIMPGTPVGRDLRKVERVIAVGGIFVHTSKEDSMKILEKSLENRGISLLPEKPEFIVDRYYQLYTVGAMSEVFSDQALDLAEKYILEGNNE, via the coding sequence ATGCCCCGAGTCGATCTTTTAGTCTATGATGTGGGAAGTACGTATACCAAAGTCTCCGCGTTTATGAAAGAGGGTGCCGGTTATAAAATGGTCGGTCACTCTCAGGCACCAACCACTGTGGAGAATATTGAATCCGGACTGACCAACGCCTGTCACAATCTGGCAGTTGAGCTGCAGTGGAACAAAGTAGAGGCATCCTATACGCTGGCAACGAGCTCAGCAGCAGGGGGATTGCGCATGGTGGCAATGGGGTATATGCCCCGAGTTACGGCCAAAGCAGCGAAAGAAGTAGCGATGAATGCCGGGGCCAGGGTTTTGGAGATTATCTCGCACGAGACGCCTTTGGATTTTCGTCTCGAAGTGTTACAGGAAATAAAACCCGATATCATTCTTCTGGCGGGGGGCACAGACGGCGGTGATCAGGACTCTCTTCTGGAAAATGCAGAGGTTATAGTCAGCAGTAAAACAAAAGGGGTCGTTATCATCGCCGGGAATATTCAAGCCCAACCTGCGGTGGAAGAAATATTAATAAGGGGTAGGATTGCCAATAAACGAGTACCTAACGTCATGCCCACCATTCATGAACTCAATGTCAAGCCAGCCCGGGAAGCCATTCACCAGGAGTTTATTCGTCAAATCACCCGTGCTAAAGGTCTGGAAAAGCTTATAGAAACTGTCTCCAACGGACAGGTCATACCCACGCCGGGGGCAGTACTCATGGGAACAGAGCTTATCGCTCAGGGGACCCATGGTAAGGCGGGCTATGGCAATGTGGTTGTTATCGACATTGGTGGGGCAACAACGGATATCCACTCAGTCTTACCGGACTTTGCCAACCTATCTAACGAGGAAAAAGGGTTGGTTATCTCCAACGAAAAGCAGCTGTCCTATCGTACGGTTGAGGGAAATCTGGGCTTAAGGGTGAGCGCTACCGGTATTGTGGAAACAGTTGGCACCAATGAGGTATTGGCGAAAGTCGGTTTAGCCGGTCAGGAGTTAGCGGATGAGCTGTTAAATTATGTTCAGTATCTTGAGAAGAATCCGGCACATATCAGCAGGGATAAACAAGAGATTATTTTTGATCACGCGTTAGCTATCAGTGCCATAGAAATTGCATTGAAACGCCATGCCGGTTATATTGCCCAGAGCTTTGACCCGGTTCTCGGGATCATGCCGGGAACACCCGTAGGGCGCGATTTGAGAAAAGTGGAGCGGGTTATCGCTGTCGGTGGGATCTTCGTTCATACGTCCAAAGAAGATTCCATGAAGATCTTAGAAAAATCGTTGGAAAATAGAGGGATTTCCTTACTGCCGGAAAAGCCGGAGTTTATCGTCGATCGTTACTACCAATTATATACGGTTGGAGCGATGTCTGAAGTATTTTCGGATCAAGCGCTGGATTTAGCAGAGAAATATATTTTAGAGGGTAATAATGAGTGA
- the nifJ gene encoding pyruvate:ferredoxin (flavodoxin) oxidoreductase produces the protein MAKLKTMSGNEAAAHASYAFSEVATIFPITPSSDMAEFVDEWAAHGRKNIFGQPMKVVEMQSEGGAAGAFHGSLQAGALTTTYTASQGLLLMIPNMYKVSGELLPGVFHVSARAIAAHALSIFGDHQDVMSVRMTGYAMLSSGSVQEAMDMAYLAHLCAIKARVPFLHFFDGFRTSHEISKISVPDYEEVATLLDHDALKRFRDNALNPERPCLRGTAQNPDIYFQGREASNLFYQAVPAIVEDYMNQYKELTGREYKLFEYYGAPDAERVIIVMGSVGDTISETIDYLAAKGEKVGVLRVRLFRPFSVDHFLKALPATVKKIAVLERTKEPGSIGEPLYLDVVDAFYDKANQPVIVGGRYGLGSKDTTPSQILAVYENLKADQPKNGFTIGIVDDVTFTSLEEKEFIDTTPEGTISCQFWGLGADGTVGANKQAIKIIGDHTTMYAQAYFSYDSKKSGGTTVSHLRFGKNPIKASYLVNTADYVACHNQSYVDKYNLLKGLKKGGTFVLNCQWSAEELDEKLPEALKRVIADKEAQFYIIDAVKIAKELGLGNRINMIMQSAFFKLAKVIPLDDALQYLKDSIVKTYGKKGQDIVDMNNKAVDAGCDALVKVTIPAAWAQADPKKGLFLGDENEPAFIKDIARVMAAQEGDKLPVSAFTGREDGTFPAGTSAYEKRGIGTAVPEWISTNCIQCNQCSYVCPHAAIRPFLLSEQEAANAPEGFVTIKAVGKDLAGLQFRAQVSPLDCTGCGNCADVCPGKEKALVMKDVEEMTRIQAPLWDYAMTIPDKEDKITNRNSVKNTQFLKPLLEFSGACPGCGETAYVKLITQLFGDRMMIANATGCTSIWGGSAPSIPYTVNKEGKGPTWANSLFEDNAEYGYGMYLGVEQQRSQLAEEMKQALALDIPAAMKDAFQEWLANRNDGEGSKAAAQKVLAAFAGMDPKGDALLTGIWNKKEHLVKKSQWIIGGDGWAYDIGYGGLDHVLASGDDVNVLVLDTEVYSNTGGQASKATPRAAIAKFAASGKKIRKKDLGMMAMSYGYVYVAQIALGSNMSQTLKAIQEAEAYKGPSLIIAYAPCINHGIRSGMATSVTQAKKAVEAGYWHLYRYNPDLLEEGKNPFSLDSKEPTASFRDFIMSEVRYSSLLRTFPETAEELFTGAEKFAKERYKSYKRLADQN, from the coding sequence ATGGCTAAATTAAAAACAATGTCGGGGAATGAAGCTGCAGCGCACGCTTCTTATGCGTTTTCAGAAGTTGCAACCATTTTCCCAATCACCCCTTCATCCGACATGGCAGAATTTGTTGATGAATGGGCAGCCCATGGCCGCAAGAATATATTCGGCCAACCGATGAAAGTCGTGGAAATGCAGTCCGAAGGCGGCGCCGCCGGTGCATTTCATGGCTCACTGCAAGCCGGTGCGTTAACCACGACCTATACCGCATCCCAGGGACTTCTGCTTATGATCCCAAATATGTACAAGGTATCCGGGGAATTGCTCCCGGGAGTCTTTCACGTCAGTGCCCGTGCCATCGCGGCGCATGCGCTTTCTATCTTCGGGGATCATCAGGATGTCATGTCCGTTCGGATGACCGGATATGCCATGCTCAGCTCCGGCAGCGTCCAAGAAGCCATGGACATGGCGTATCTCGCGCATCTTTGCGCCATCAAAGCACGTGTACCTTTCCTTCATTTCTTCGACGGATTCCGGACATCTCACGAGATTTCCAAGATCAGTGTGCCCGACTACGAGGAAGTAGCCACACTCTTGGATCACGACGCCCTGAAGCGATTCAGAGACAATGCCTTGAATCCGGAGCGGCCCTGCCTGAGAGGAACGGCGCAGAACCCGGATATCTACTTCCAGGGCAGAGAAGCGTCCAACCTGTTCTATCAGGCTGTTCCCGCTATCGTCGAAGATTACATGAATCAATATAAAGAACTGACCGGCCGGGAATATAAACTGTTTGAGTATTACGGCGCACCGGATGCCGAGCGGGTCATTATCGTCATGGGCTCCGTCGGTGATACCATCAGTGAAACCATCGATTATCTGGCAGCCAAAGGCGAAAAGGTCGGGGTTTTACGGGTTCGTTTATTCCGTCCGTTCTCCGTGGATCATTTCCTTAAAGCCTTACCGGCCACCGTCAAGAAAATAGCCGTTTTAGAGCGGACCAAAGAACCCGGTTCCATTGGCGAACCCTTGTACCTGGATGTCGTCGATGCCTTCTACGATAAGGCCAATCAACCGGTCATCGTGGGCGGACGGTATGGACTGGGATCCAAAGATACCACACCGTCGCAGATCCTGGCGGTGTATGAAAACTTAAAAGCCGACCAGCCGAAGAACGGATTCACCATCGGCATCGTCGATGACGTCACCTTCACCTCGCTGGAAGAAAAAGAATTCATCGATACCACACCGGAAGGGACGATCAGCTGTCAGTTCTGGGGACTGGGAGCGGACGGGACCGTCGGAGCCAACAAACAGGCGATCAAAATCATCGGCGACCATACCACCATGTACGCCCAAGCCTATTTCTCCTATGACAGCAAAAAATCCGGCGGCACCACCGTATCGCACTTGCGTTTCGGGAAGAACCCGATCAAGGCGTCCTATCTGGTCAATACCGCAGATTATGTGGCCTGCCATAACCAATCCTATGTGGATAAATATAACCTCTTAAAAGGCCTGAAAAAAGGCGGAACCTTTGTCTTAAACTGTCAGTGGAGTGCCGAAGAACTGGATGAGAAACTGCCGGAAGCGCTGAAGCGGGTCATAGCCGACAAAGAAGCCCAATTCTATATCATCGATGCCGTCAAGATCGCCAAAGAGCTGGGACTGGGCAACCGGATCAATATGATCATGCAGTCCGCCTTCTTCAAACTGGCGAAAGTCATCCCCTTAGACGACGCACTGCAATACCTGAAAGATTCCATCGTCAAAACCTACGGCAAAAAAGGCCAGGATATCGTGGATATGAATAATAAAGCCGTGGATGCCGGCTGCGATGCTCTCGTAAAAGTGACGATCCCAGCCGCCTGGGCTCAGGCAGATCCGAAGAAGGGGCTGTTCCTGGGTGACGAGAACGAACCGGCCTTCATTAAAGACATCGCTCGGGTGATGGCAGCCCAGGAAGGCGACAAACTGCCGGTAAGCGCCTTTACCGGCCGTGAAGACGGCACATTCCCCGCCGGGACCTCCGCCTATGAAAAACGCGGAATCGGTACGGCAGTGCCTGAATGGATCAGCACCAACTGTATCCAGTGTAATCAATGTTCGTATGTATGCCCGCATGCCGCCATCCGTCCGTTCCTTCTGAGTGAACAGGAAGCAGCCAATGCACCGGAAGGCTTTGTAACAATTAAAGCCGTGGGCAAAGATCTGGCCGGACTGCAATTCCGGGCCCAGGTCAGCCCGCTGGACTGCACCGGGTGCGGCAACTGCGCCGACGTTTGCCCGGGGAAAGAAAAAGCCCTGGTCATGAAAGACGTGGAAGAAATGACACGGATCCAGGCCCCGCTGTGGGACTATGCCATGACCATACCCGATAAAGAAGACAAAATCACGAACAGGAATTCAGTGAAGAACACGCAGTTCTTAAAACCCCTGCTGGAGTTCAGCGGCGCCTGTCCGGGGTGCGGAGAAACGGCGTATGTCAAGCTGATCACCCAGCTGTTTGGGGACCGGATGATGATCGCCAACGCCACGGGCTGTACCTCGATCTGGGGCGGCAGTGCACCATCCATACCGTATACCGTGAACAAGGAAGGCAAAGGGCCGACCTGGGCCAATTCCCTCTTCGAAGACAATGCGGAATACGGGTACGGCATGTATCTGGGTGTAGAGCAGCAGCGCAGTCAGCTGGCGGAAGAAATGAAGCAAGCGCTGGCACTGGATATCCCGGCGGCCATGAAAGATGCTTTCCAGGAATGGCTGGCCAATAGGAATGACGGTGAAGGTTCCAAGGCGGCGGCTCAAAAAGTATTGGCAGCATTTGCCGGTATGGATCCCAAAGGCGATGCGCTGTTAACCGGCATCTGGAATAAGAAAGAGCACTTAGTCAAGAAATCCCAGTGGATCATCGGCGGCGACGGCTGGGCCTACGATATCGGGTACGGCGGATTGGATCATGTACTGGCATCCGGGGACGATGTCAATGTGTTGGTACTGGATACGGAAGTATACTCCAATACCGGCGGCCAGGCATCCAAAGCCACACCCCGGGCAGCCATCGCGAAATTTGCCGCCTCCGGCAAGAAAATCCGGAAGAAAGACCTGGGCATGATGGCGATGAGTTACGGTTATGTCTACGTGGCCCAGATTGCCTTAGGATCCAATATGAGCCAGACCCTGAAAGCCATTCAGGAAGCCGAAGCGTACAAAGGCCCCTCGCTCATCATTGCCTATGCGCCGTGCATCAACCACGGTATCCGTTCCGGTATGGCCACCAGTGTGACCCAGGCGAAGAAAGCGGTGGAAGCCGGCTATTGGCACCTCTACCGTTACAATCCGGATTTGCTGGAAGAAGGCAAGAATCCATTCAGTTTGGATTCCAAAGAGCCCACGGCATCGTTCCGGGATTTCATTATGTCGGAAGTGCGTTACAGCTCGTTGTTAAGAACCTTCCCGGAAACAGCGGAGGAGTTGTTCACCGGTGCTGAGAAGTTTGCTAAAGAGCGGTATAAGTCCTATAAACGCCTGGCAGATCAGAATTAA
- a CDS encoding nucleotidyltransferase family protein, whose protein sequence is MVRLVVMAAGQATRMGQDKLVMPWKETTVLGYVLQSVHEAITLQQHLLPNVFSANGIMEIVVVARHPIDYYLSEEERWQFHLHDGIWIEEPTPKPLSDTIRSGLQHINNHVRYIGFLPGDQVGVTGHKLAAYLLQVSQSHAGFIVPMAGMKAVSPVFFQQRYVSELRELQNEEGGRTILYRYPEQWWKYPVDECFAYDVDTMDQYNALRGQVYTSLNKEDIK, encoded by the coding sequence GTGGTTAGACTTGTGGTGATGGCCGCCGGTCAAGCGACGCGGATGGGACAGGATAAGCTTGTTATGCCTTGGAAAGAAACCACGGTACTTGGCTACGTTTTACAGTCTGTTCATGAGGCGATAACCCTTCAGCAGCATCTTCTGCCCAACGTTTTTTCCGCCAATGGGATCATGGAAATTGTCGTTGTTGCCCGGCACCCCATTGACTACTATTTATCGGAAGAAGAAAGGTGGCAATTTCACCTTCATGACGGGATTTGGATCGAAGAGCCGACCCCAAAGCCGCTCTCGGATACGATTCGCTCCGGTCTGCAACATATAAACAATCACGTTCGCTATATTGGGTTTCTGCCCGGGGATCAGGTCGGCGTCACGGGACATAAGCTGGCCGCCTATTTGCTTCAGGTTTCGCAAAGTCATGCAGGCTTTATTGTTCCGATGGCCGGCATGAAGGCTGTGTCGCCTGTGTTCTTTCAGCAGCGATATGTGTCCGAGCTGAGGGAGCTCCAAAATGAAGAAGGTGGGAGAACTATCCTCTATCGGTATCCTGAACAGTGGTGGAAATACCCCGTGGATGAATGTTTTGCCTATGATGTAGATACCATGGACCAATACAACGCACTGAGAGGTCAAGTATATACTTCATTGAATAAGGAAGATATAAAATGA
- the yqeB gene encoding selenium-dependent molybdenum cofactor biosynthesis protein YqeB, producing MKKVRMMEGPIVLIRGAGEQASGVGWVLAKAGFRVVMTELAEPLMIRWPVCFGNAVYEGRWQVEGIPAIHLDDPLACQAAWQSGEIPILIDPNLKSLSALSPLIVVDAILAKRNTGTTRNMAKLTFGLGPGFTAGIDVDVVIETNRGHDLGRLIYEGSAQPNTGIPGEIGGKTSRRVLYSPKAGIFKAKRAIGDYVHTDDCVGEIDDGVSSAAVFALCDGILRGLLRTNTAISQKVKIGDVDPRGRQDYCRTISEKARALGGAVLLGIAESGILYVSYAIE from the coding sequence ATGAAGAAAGTACGCATGATGGAAGGACCGATTGTTTTAATTCGGGGAGCGGGAGAACAGGCTTCCGGCGTGGGATGGGTGCTTGCTAAAGCGGGATTTCGGGTGGTCATGACCGAATTGGCAGAGCCATTAATGATCCGCTGGCCTGTTTGTTTCGGCAATGCCGTCTATGAAGGGCGATGGCAGGTTGAGGGTATTCCTGCTATCCACCTGGACGATCCGCTGGCGTGTCAAGCTGCTTGGCAATCAGGAGAAATCCCGATACTTATTGACCCAAATTTGAAAAGCTTATCCGCCTTAAGTCCCCTTATCGTGGTTGATGCGATCCTGGCCAAACGTAACACGGGGACAACGCGAAATATGGCTAAGTTAACATTTGGCTTAGGTCCGGGTTTTACGGCAGGGATCGATGTTGATGTCGTGATTGAAACGAATCGTGGCCACGACCTGGGACGCTTGATTTATGAAGGCAGTGCGCAGCCTAATACGGGTATCCCAGGTGAAATTGGGGGCAAAACATCCCGACGCGTCCTCTATTCACCCAAAGCCGGGATATTTAAAGCAAAACGGGCCATTGGAGACTATGTACACACGGACGATTGCGTCGGTGAAATTGATGATGGTGTCTCCTCCGCAGCGGTCTTTGCTTTATGTGACGGTATCTTAAGAGGATTATTACGAACCAATACGGCAATCTCACAAAAGGTGAAGATTGGCGATGTCGATCCGCGAGGACGTCAGGACTATTGCCGGACGATCTCAGAAAAGGCCAGAGCTTTAGGCGGCGCAGTATTACTCGGCATTGCAGAGAGCGGAATTCTCTATGTATCTTATGCGATAGAATAA
- the yqeC gene encoding selenium cofactor biosynthesis protein YqeC, with the protein MLRSAELNNCMTYGSLWDMTEYARVVTFIGAGGKTTCLRSMTQEIVTAGQSVISSTTTKVFPEDAIPCWKSDNPPYQRHGACFWYINELAEGGKWIGPSLEMIDKAIAQDPNPRRYWIIEGDGARGLNLKCWDSHEPQIPLISDCVVLVVDAGLWEHVLQPEHVHRPNICPDLIGQIWNADNAWCYLLRSPAFSRPYEGMSWIILFNSKKAMDVSLLLNQLRCQWVNGHQGGDQMKHIPKHLRLAAGDAKKGGLQWLDLW; encoded by the coding sequence ATGTTACGGTCTGCAGAATTGAATAATTGCATGACGTACGGTTCCCTATGGGATATGACTGAGTACGCGCGTGTTGTTACCTTTATTGGTGCAGGCGGAAAAACGACGTGTCTGCGATCGATGACACAAGAAATTGTCACTGCCGGTCAATCGGTAATTTCATCGACGACAACGAAGGTTTTTCCGGAAGACGCCATCCCCTGCTGGAAAAGTGATAATCCTCCGTATCAAAGGCACGGCGCTTGCTTTTGGTATATTAATGAGTTGGCTGAAGGGGGGAAATGGATCGGGCCATCCCTTGAGATGATCGATAAGGCGATTGCCCAAGATCCTAACCCCCGACGCTATTGGATCATCGAAGGAGACGGAGCGCGGGGACTTAACCTTAAATGCTGGGATTCCCATGAGCCGCAAATTCCACTTATTTCTGATTGTGTTGTTCTGGTTGTGGATGCCGGTCTCTGGGAACACGTGCTGCAACCAGAGCATGTGCATCGGCCAAACATTTGTCCTGATCTTATCGGCCAAATTTGGAATGCAGACAATGCCTGGTGTTATCTTTTACGTTCACCTGCTTTTTCCCGGCCGTATGAAGGTATGTCCTGGATCATCCTGTTTAATTCCAAGAAGGCAATGGATGTATCCTTGCTGTTAAATCAACTTCGTTGTCAATGGGTCAACGGCCATCAGGGCGGAGACCAAATGAAACATATACCCAAGCACTTGCGATTGGCTGCCGGAGATGCCAAAAAGGGGGGACTGCAGTGGTTAGACTTGTGGTGA